In Candidatus Kaelpia imicola, the genomic window TGCTCTTCTTGAGACTTAATTACAACGTCTTCCTGTGCAACCTGTCCTTCTTCTGCTTCAGCTAATTCCTCAGCCTTACCAGAGACCTCTTCACCTATATTTTTATCTTTTCTCTCTTCTTTAACATTCTCTTGTTCTTCAGGTTTAAAAAACTCGGAGCTTTTCTTCTTAGCACTCCTTAATATAACCATAGAGTTTCTGGCCCCGGGTATGCCACCCTTAAGCAGAATAAGATTGTTCTCAAGATTTAAATCTACAATTTCAAGATTCTGAATTGTCACTTTATCATCACCCATATGGCCTGCCATATGCAGCCCTTTAAAAACACGGGACGGGGATGAGCTCTGCCCTATAGAGCCAATAGATCTATGCGACCTGCTACCGTGAGACTTAGGACCAATGCTCCATCCCCAACGTTTTACACCGCCCTGAAAACCCTTACCTTTAGAATATGATGTAACATCTAAAAACTCACCTTGTTTAAAGATGTTTACCTTTAGCTCCTCTCCTACTTTATAATTATCTAACACAGAGCCATCCTCTATCCTTATCTCACGCACATCTTTTAAAGGTTTTATCTTCAATTTATTGAACTCACCCAAGCGAGGCTTAGTCAATCTCCTCTTTTTCGGCTTAACTTGTTCATAGCCTATCTTTATAGCATCATAACCATCAATCTCTCTTCTCTTAACAGCCATGACATAACAAGGACCTGCAGAGATAACTGTAACAGGTATAGCTCTATTCTCTTGAAAAACCTGCGTCATTCCTATTTTTTTACCTAATAAGCCTTTTACCACAGCCATATTACTTTATCTCCACATGTACTCCTGCAGGAAGATTTAACTTCCTTAAGGCATCAATAGTTTTAGCTGTCGGCTCCAACATCTCAATCAATCTCTTATGCGTACAAAGCTGAAACTGCTCTCTGGATCTCTTGAAGACATGAGGAGACCTTATAACAGTAAATATCTCTTTACGGGTAGGCAATGGTATCGGACCTGAAACTTTTGCTCCTGTCCTCTTTGCAGTCTTGACTATCTCTTCTGCAGATTGATCTATCAATCTGTGATCGTAAGCCTTCAATTTTATTCTTATTTTCATTTTGCTTTCTTTAGCCATCTCTCTATGCTCTCTATTCTATGATTTATTCTATAATTTCAGAAACAACCCCGGCACCTACCGTTCTACCGCCTTCACGGATAGCAAAACGCAGTTCCTTCTCAAGTGCTACGGGCTTGATTAACTCTATTACAAATTCAACATTATCACCGGGCA contains:
- a CDS encoding elongation factor Tu, producing the protein PGDNVEFVIELIKPVALEKELRFAIREGGRTVGAGVVSEIIE
- the rpsJ gene encoding 30S ribosomal protein S10; amino-acid sequence: MAKESKMKIRIKLKAYDHRLIDQSAEEIVKTAKRTGAKVSGPIPLPTRKEIFTVIRSPHVFKRSREQFQLCTHKRLIEMLEPTAKTIDALRKLNLPAGVHVEIK